The Calditerrivibrio nitroreducens DSM 19672 genome window below encodes:
- a CDS encoding lysophospholipid acyltransferase family protein produces the protein MENFKLEYKYIKGNYVTPDNVKVSLFARIFPSVYFYYRILTLILHGSKLARAGKYDLHQWMVSSFRALDIIEKTGIKVRIDGVENIQKTDKPAVFVANHMSTAETFLLPSIIVPFKPVTYVLKESLMKVPFFKDILNARDPIVVTRDNPREDFKIVMEKGVKHLNEGMSVIVFPQTTRTTSFYEKQFNSMGVKLAKKAGVPIIPIALKTDAWSNGKFIKDLGKIHTDRDMRFVIGEPIEIKGKGDEEHQMVIDFIKKHLTQWGVIVERNDGKMESN, from the coding sequence ATGGAGAATTTCAAGCTTGAATACAAGTACATTAAAGGAAATTACGTTACTCCTGATAATGTGAAAGTATCATTATTTGCCAGAATCTTCCCTTCGGTATATTTCTATTATAGAATCTTAACGTTGATACTTCACGGTTCAAAATTGGCAAGGGCTGGAAAGTATGATCTACACCAATGGATGGTAAGTAGTTTTAGAGCCCTTGATATAATTGAAAAGACAGGAATAAAAGTAAGAATTGATGGAGTTGAAAATATTCAAAAAACTGATAAGCCTGCCGTTTTTGTGGCAAATCACATGAGTACAGCAGAAACATTTCTGCTACCTTCCATCATAGTGCCATTTAAGCCTGTAACATATGTCTTAAAAGAAAGTTTGATGAAGGTTCCTTTTTTCAAAGATATATTGAATGCCAGAGATCCTATCGTTGTTACGAGAGATAATCCCAGAGAGGATTTTAAAATAGTTATGGAGAAAGGTGTAAAACATCTCAATGAGGGTATGTCTGTGATTGTATTCCCACAGACAACAAGAACTACAAGTTTTTATGAAAAACAGTTTAATTCAATGGGGGTTAAGCTTGCCAAGAAGGCAGGGGTACCTATAATCCCTATTGCCCTCAAGACTGATGCATGGTCAAACGGTAAATTTATAAAAGATCTGGGGAAGATTCATACTGACAGGGATATGCGATTTGTAATAGGTGAACCTATAGAGATAAAAGGCAAGGGTGATGAGGAGCATCAGATGGTGATAGATTTTATAAAGAAACATCTTACCCAGTGGGGTGTAATAGTGGAAAGAAATGATGGAAAAATGGAAAGTAATTGA
- the selB gene encoding selenocysteine-specific translation elongation factor yields the protein MRKKNIIVGTAGHIDHGKSSIIKIITGIDPDRLIEEQKRGITIDLGFAYLEKGDISFSFVDVPGHEDYLKNMVAGAIGFDICICAVDVNEGIMPQTIEHMNIVRYLGVDNVVVVITKIDIAGDSLNDSIKKIENYFSKFHFKRLSFIKWSIYDKTAIDNLVEILIDYALGYERKVVWDIFLLNIDRVFTLKGFGTIVTGSVLSGELSQGDTVRILPSGIETKVKGLSVHNKNVGMVEEGCRAAINLQNLGRDEVDRGDIITKGEVLQNFNAVYGEITHFDTGFEIKLKHGGEYTFLIGTAVRTGKIYFINERYVRVTFKDAYPFLPEMKMLIRLPNPKITVAGVKILFVGEVRWTKSRLIDYLTSLSIYGVRKGLFDYLTNNISLHQDELYQKFLLHLKDLSKEYLIIDRYIYLKECIDKIINEYLEKLQKEKSLKLDNLIALENDILRRFISDEIINSAKKMGYIFVNGELREELDDNFENVCMTILKNMGSNLSLSNPSVVSEQLGIDKNIVNNCFKMLINKELIKRIDKDGNYVPTEILKKFFVDAVKLCKVEGYLDITNVKKIIVAPRKILIPLLELLDASGNFENIGNKRYFKQKR from the coding sequence ATGAGAAAGAAGAACATAATAGTAGGAACAGCAGGGCATATAGATCACGGTAAATCTTCCATCATCAAAATCATCACCGGTATAGATCCTGATAGACTTATTGAAGAGCAAAAAAGGGGGATAACCATAGATCTGGGGTTTGCGTACCTTGAAAAAGGGGATATCTCTTTTTCTTTTGTGGATGTTCCCGGGCATGAGGATTATCTAAAAAATATGGTGGCAGGTGCCATTGGATTTGACATATGTATATGTGCTGTTGATGTAAATGAGGGGATAATGCCCCAAACGATTGAACATATGAACATAGTTAGGTATCTGGGGGTTGACAATGTAGTGGTCGTTATAACAAAGATTGATATAGCTGGTGATAGTCTAAACGATAGTATTAAAAAGATAGAAAATTATTTTTCAAAATTTCATTTTAAAAGATTATCTTTTATTAAGTGGAGTATATATGACAAAACTGCTATAGATAACCTGGTGGAAATATTGATCGATTATGCCCTGGGGTATGAAAGAAAAGTTGTATGGGACATATTTTTACTTAATATTGATAGGGTTTTTACTTTAAAGGGTTTTGGTACGATTGTTACAGGATCTGTATTATCCGGGGAGCTTTCACAGGGGGATACCGTTAGAATTCTACCATCAGGTATAGAAACAAAGGTAAAAGGGCTTTCGGTACACAATAAAAATGTTGGCATGGTGGAAGAAGGGTGTAGAGCAGCCATAAATTTGCAAAATCTGGGTAGAGATGAGGTGGATAGGGGGGATATTATTACAAAAGGGGAAGTATTACAAAATTTTAATGCCGTTTATGGTGAAATTACCCATTTTGATACAGGTTTTGAGATAAAACTAAAGCATGGTGGTGAATATACCTTTTTAATTGGTACAGCTGTCAGAACAGGAAAGATCTATTTTATAAACGAAAGATACGTGAGGGTGACCTTTAAAGATGCCTATCCATTTCTACCGGAAATGAAAATGCTTATAAGACTACCCAATCCAAAAATTACCGTTGCTGGTGTGAAGATTCTCTTTGTGGGTGAAGTTAGATGGACTAAATCTCGTTTGATAGATTATTTGACTTCACTGTCCATCTATGGTGTAAGAAAGGGGTTATTTGATTATCTAACGAATAATATCTCATTACATCAGGATGAGCTCTATCAGAAATTTTTACTGCATTTGAAGGATCTATCTAAGGAGTATTTGATTATTGATCGATATATTTATTTGAAAGAATGTATAGATAAAATCATAAATGAATATTTAGAAAAGCTCCAGAAGGAAAAATCTTTAAAGTTAGATAATCTTATAGCTCTTGAGAATGATATTTTAAGAAGATTTATATCTGATGAGATCATAAATTCAGCTAAAAAAATGGGGTATATTTTTGTTAATGGAGAATTAAGGGAGGAACTTGATGATAATTTTGAAAACGTATGTATGACGATATTGAAAAATATGGGGTCAAATCTAAGCCTGAGTAACCCTTCTGTAGTGTCTGAACAGTTGGGGATTGATAAAAACATTGTTAACAATTGTTTTAAGATGCTTATAAATAAAGAATTAATAAAAAGAATAGATAAAGATGGAAACTATGTGCCGACGGAGATTTTAAAAAAATTTTTCGTGGATGCGGTAAAGTTATGCAAGGTGGAAGGGTATCTGGATATCACAAATGTAAAAAAGATCATTGTAGCTCCCCGAAAGATATTAATACCCCTTCTGGAGCTACTCGATGCTTCTGGTAATTTTGAAAATATTGGAAACAAAAGGTATTTTAAACAGAAAAGATAG
- the selA gene encoding L-seryl-tRNA(Sec) selenium transferase — MSNVNELLKKIPKVDEILKFFEKSYNRDILKYTLNRLLDQLRDRIKRDGNLDFSIDSIVEDLKRSYEDFSQGSLKRVINATGVVVHTNLGRSPISEEIFLSVKDIVCRYSNLEFDLDSGERGDRYFHSVEYLKLLTGTEDAVVVNNNAAAVFIILNTFGKGREVLVSRGELIEIGGSFRLPEVMKESGAVLREVGTTNRTKIKDYESNITENSSVIMKSHTSNYKIIGFTESVPLDDIAHLAKKYSLISYYDAGSGVISDKMNICGEDTILNAVKSGIDLVSFSGDKLLGGPQCGVIVGKKRLIEMIKKNHLLRMLRVDKITLSILQKTLLYYLFDITKIKLYKIFNSDIKNLEKKAQSLREKLLNKGIQDSDILVLKSKGFIGGGACPEDGIDSLVVGIVLNEYCEKASRILRSRPIPVICRAEKGALLFDMLTVFDDEIDYLSESIAYALGEIR, encoded by the coding sequence ATGAGTAATGTCAATGAACTTTTGAAAAAGATACCAAAAGTTGATGAAATATTAAAATTTTTTGAAAAGAGTTATAATAGAGATATTCTAAAGTACACTCTCAATAGATTATTGGATCAATTAAGAGATAGAATAAAGAGAGATGGTAACCTGGATTTTTCAATCGACTCAATTGTTGAAGATCTAAAGAGAAGTTATGAGGATTTTTCACAAGGTAGCCTTAAAAGGGTTATAAATGCAACCGGAGTGGTGGTGCATACCAATCTGGGGAGGTCACCAATATCCGAAGAGATTTTTTTATCTGTAAAAGATATCGTCTGTAGATACAGTAATCTTGAATTTGATCTGGATTCAGGTGAAAGGGGGGATAGGTATTTTCATTCTGTGGAATATTTGAAACTACTTACAGGTACTGAAGATGCGGTGGTGGTAAACAACAATGCCGCTGCCGTTTTTATAATACTCAATACCTTTGGTAAAGGTAGAGAGGTTTTAGTTTCAAGGGGTGAATTGATCGAGATAGGTGGTAGCTTTAGATTACCGGAAGTTATGAAGGAAAGTGGAGCAGTCTTGAGGGAAGTAGGAACTACGAATAGAACTAAAATTAAGGATTATGAATCAAATATAACTGAAAATTCATCTGTGATTATGAAATCTCATACAAGTAATTACAAAATAATAGGTTTCACCGAAAGCGTGCCCCTTGATGATATTGCCCATCTGGCTAAAAAGTATTCTCTAATATCATATTACGATGCTGGAAGTGGTGTAATTTCAGATAAAATGAATATTTGTGGCGAAGATACCATCCTGAATGCTGTAAAAAGTGGTATTGATCTGGTGAGCTTTAGTGGTGATAAACTTTTAGGGGGGCCACAATGTGGGGTGATAGTAGGTAAGAAGAGATTGATAGAGATGATAAAAAAGAATCATTTGCTGAGGATGTTAAGGGTGGATAAGATCACTCTTTCGATTTTACAAAAAACGTTACTCTATTATCTATTTGATATTACAAAGATTAAACTATATAAGATTTTCAATTCAGATATAAAAAATCTTGAAAAGAAGGCCCAATCTCTACGGGAAAAGCTTTTAAATAAAGGTATTCAGGATAGTGACATACTGGTTTTAAAATCAAAAGGGTTTATCGGCGGTGGTGCATGCCCGGAAGATGGTATAGATTCCCTTGTGGTGGGGATTGTGCTAAATGAATACTGTGAGAAGGCTTCAAGAATCTTAAGAAGTAGGCCGATACCTGTCATCTGTAGAGCGGAAAAAGGTGCTCTTCTGTTTGATATGTTGACGGTTTTTGACGATGAGATTGATTATCTGTCAGAATCTATAGCGTACGCTCTGGGGGAAATAAGATAG
- a CDS encoding M20 metallopeptidase family protein, producing the protein MTLIDRYDLKTFEDISSLAEPSLKEFKTTDYIETFLKKHDITSYKRLSTGLFGNIDLKSEKTIAIRADIDALPCGDGSFKHLCGHNLHSTALLTVLRYISEGKIKPKNNLRFIFQPAEEIISGAKMVIEHGGMEGVDEIYALHVDPDTEFGIAGIKDGAVMAGSTHFKISVSGKGTHAAYPHKGNDIVVAISSFILNSQTIVSRKINPIIPSVLSFGMISCGTAANILPDKGEILGTFRYISDDTKKVIIDELEKNLFSIKCNFDIDYTLEISDGTFPVVNDRDLIDKTIKVFQKTGIDFTTDTNLSMGGEDFCFYGNIAPSLFIRLGIKKDGVHPLHNPNFFIPEGTLEKAVNIWKVILENE; encoded by the coding sequence ATGACTTTGATAGACCGATATGATCTGAAAACCTTTGAAGATATCTCTTCACTTGCGGAACCATCACTAAAAGAATTTAAAACCACTGATTACATAGAAACCTTTCTGAAAAAACATGACATAACCAGCTACAAAAGACTATCCACCGGTCTTTTTGGGAATATAGATCTAAAATCGGAAAAAACGATCGCCATAAGGGCAGACATCGATGCCTTACCCTGTGGGGATGGATCCTTTAAGCATCTCTGCGGACACAATCTACATTCAACGGCATTGCTTACAGTTTTGAGATATATCTCAGAGGGGAAGATTAAACCAAAAAACAATCTTAGATTTATTTTTCAACCTGCCGAAGAGATCATTTCTGGTGCAAAAATGGTTATAGAGCATGGTGGGATGGAAGGGGTCGATGAGATATATGCCCTACACGTGGATCCAGATACTGAATTTGGAATCGCTGGAATAAAAGATGGGGCTGTAATGGCGGGATCAACCCATTTTAAAATATCAGTCAGCGGCAAAGGGACACATGCGGCATACCCCCACAAGGGGAATGATATAGTGGTTGCCATATCAAGTTTTATCCTCAATTCTCAAACTATCGTGTCAAGAAAGATAAACCCAATTATTCCATCCGTGCTCTCTTTTGGAATGATCAGTTGTGGAACGGCTGCGAATATCCTTCCGGATAAGGGGGAGATATTGGGTACCTTCAGATACATTTCTGATGATACAAAAAAAGTTATAATAGATGAGCTTGAAAAAAATTTATTCTCAATAAAGTGCAATTTTGATATTGATTACACTTTAGAAATTTCTGATGGTACTTTTCCGGTTGTCAACGATAGAGATTTGATTGATAAAACCATTAAAGTCTTCCAGAAAACCGGTATAGATTTCACAACAGATACGAATCTATCGATGGGTGGAGAGGATTTCTGTTTTTACGGTAACATAGCCCCTTCTCTATTTATAAGGCTGGGAATAAAGAAGGATGGTGTACACCCCCTCCACAACCCAAACTTTTTCATACCGGAAGGTACCCTTGAAAAAGCTGTAAATATATGGAAGGTAATATTAGAAAATGAATAG
- the dprA gene encoding DNA-processing protein DprA has protein sequence MNREDLIYTYLSVLSIKGVSHTSIFNIYKHFGTLANIFKVEPRYLLESGLTQSQVEMIAQKQIDVNFVEKEISLIKKYRIEITLLEDEDYPDLLKQINDPPALIYTIGDKTVLKKPSIGIVGSRRASNKGKEFARKLASDLAEVGFNIISGFATGIDIYAHMGALEKGSTVAVFGNGLLNVYPAHHKKFLPEIYKNGCILSELPLMEMPNAHNFPKRNRIITGLSLGVVVVEAAKKSGSLITAQLAVEYGRDLFAVPAWPADTNSGTNTLLKEGAKLVESYLDVIEEYSHILNISKFIDKNDNNTIINKDGNYAKIIDILMAGPATIDEICLKSGKSASDILAIITNMELEDIIYMGSDGKYSLNRRING, from the coding sequence ATGAATAGAGAAGACCTCATCTACACTTATCTATCAGTTTTGAGTATAAAAGGGGTATCCCATACATCGATTTTCAACATTTACAAACACTTTGGGACTCTGGCAAACATCTTTAAAGTGGAACCAAGATATCTGCTGGAGTCAGGATTGACCCAATCACAGGTGGAAATGATTGCTCAAAAACAGATAGACGTTAATTTTGTTGAAAAAGAGATCTCTCTTATAAAAAAATATAGAATAGAAATCACCCTTCTGGAGGACGAAGACTACCCGGATCTACTAAAGCAGATAAACGACCCACCTGCTCTAATTTACACGATAGGTGATAAAACAGTCTTAAAAAAACCTTCAATAGGAATAGTTGGTTCCAGAAGGGCATCAAATAAGGGTAAAGAGTTCGCCAGAAAACTTGCATCAGATCTTGCTGAAGTTGGATTTAACATAATTAGCGGATTTGCCACAGGTATCGATATATATGCCCACATGGGGGCCCTCGAAAAGGGCTCAACAGTTGCGGTTTTTGGCAATGGCCTTCTCAACGTTTATCCAGCCCATCATAAAAAGTTTTTACCCGAGATCTATAAAAATGGATGCATACTATCCGAACTCCCCCTGATGGAAATGCCCAATGCACATAATTTTCCAAAAAGGAATAGGATCATCACGGGATTATCGTTGGGGGTGGTGGTTGTGGAAGCAGCCAAAAAGAGTGGTTCGCTGATAACTGCTCAGCTGGCGGTTGAATATGGTAGAGATCTATTTGCCGTACCAGCCTGGCCAGCCGATACCAATAGCGGCACAAATACCCTTTTAAAAGAGGGTGCAAAGTTGGTGGAATCTTATTTAGATGTAATTGAAGAATATAGTCACATTTTAAATATATCGAAATTTATTGACAAAAATGATAATAATACTATTATAAACAAGGATGGCAACTACGCAAAAATTATTGATATTTTGATGGCAGGTCCAGCTACAATTGATGAGATCTGTTTGAAATCCGGGAAATCTGCTTCAGATATATTAGCTATTATTACAAATATGGAACTTGAAGATATAATTTACATGGGTAGTGATGGAAAATACAGTTTAAACAGGAGGATTAATGGATAA
- a CDS encoding DUF494 family protein: MDKIFIALNIIIDYIDSTKKLDEAEITNQLIDIGFGDHEIRQAMSIFEIQNFSGNPIYRTFTKKESSRLSNETMLFIQKLYLYGILEAELIEESIEKAIESSQNKVSIENFKNALLFTLLEARNLYFEQFETEEDFS, encoded by the coding sequence ATGGATAAGATATTTATAGCACTTAATATTATCATAGACTATATCGATAGCACCAAAAAATTAGATGAGGCTGAGATCACAAATCAACTCATCGATATAGGTTTTGGAGATCATGAAATAAGACAGGCCATGTCGATCTTTGAGATTCAAAACTTTTCAGGCAACCCGATATATAGAACTTTTACAAAAAAAGAGAGCTCCAGGCTATCAAACGAAACGATGCTCTTTATTCAAAAACTATATTTATACGGGATTCTTGAGGCTGAATTGATTGAAGAAAGTATAGAAAAGGCCATTGAATCGTCCCAGAATAAGGTTTCCATTGAAAATTTCAAAAATGCACTTTTATTTACCCTTCTGGAAGCAAGAAATCTTTATTTCGAGCAGTTTGAAACAGAAGAAGACTTTTCTTAA
- the topA gene encoding type I DNA topoisomerase, giving the protein MSKNLVIVESPSKAKTIEKYLGKDFKVTASMGHIKDLPEKDLGIDIENNFKPKYEILTGKKKIIKEIKKLAEDAQKVYLAPDPDREGEAIAWHIAEEIKDKNRNIFRVSFNEITEKGVQEGIKNPTEINIKRVNAQQSRRILDRLVGYQVSPLLWKPIKYGLSAGRVQTVALRLIVEREEEIEKFVPKEYWTIHGIFNVSESEIKGKLEKIDGKKAEIPDEKKVKEILEDLENKTGLISNIEKKEGKQSPYPPFITSTLQQEAIKKLGFTAKKTMMIAQQLYEGVELGSEGPTGLITYMRTDSTRISDTARKDARDFIQKNYGKEYLGNTNRTNKSKNNNVQDAHEAIRPTSVNRTPDDVKKFLTPDQYKLYKLIWERFLASQMADAIFEKTVIDIEVGKYLFRAVGKILVFPGFMKLYTETVEDAEDEDQQILPSVNINDTAIPNRYDTKQNFTTPPPRYTEASLVRVLEQKGIGRPSTYANIISTIQERGYVELKEKRFYPTELGRFVVKLLIDNFDQIFEVGFTAEMEKKLDEIEEGKLDWLELLNDFYRSFKHELEKADRQFVTNLKTDILCPQCKKGYLNIKFGKNGFFLACEHYPECNFTSNFTRDEQGRIVLTENKGGFEETDILCDKCGTRMVVKRSRFGEILTCPRYPECKNIKNFLRDKDGKIIVIDNGYVLDEKCPECGGELQLKKGKNGLFIGCKNYPKCTFTSNYTINEEGKVAIKPKSTVEEFQCEKCGGQMVLKRSRRGIFYACSNYPECKNTISAVKKEDGSISPKK; this is encoded by the coding sequence ATGTCGAAAAATTTAGTCATAGTCGAATCACCATCAAAAGCCAAAACTATTGAGAAATACCTTGGCAAAGATTTTAAAGTTACTGCTTCAATGGGACATATAAAGGATCTTCCGGAGAAGGATCTCGGGATCGATATAGAAAACAACTTCAAACCCAAATACGAAATACTCACAGGCAAGAAAAAGATAATCAAAGAGATAAAAAAATTAGCAGAGGACGCCCAAAAAGTCTATCTTGCCCCTGACCCTGACAGGGAAGGTGAAGCAATAGCCTGGCATATAGCTGAGGAGATAAAAGATAAAAACAGAAATATCTTTCGTGTCTCTTTTAACGAAATTACTGAAAAAGGAGTTCAAGAAGGGATAAAAAACCCCACTGAAATCAACATCAAAAGGGTAAATGCTCAACAATCAAGGAGAATACTTGATAGACTGGTGGGGTATCAGGTAAGCCCCCTTTTATGGAAACCTATAAAATATGGTCTTTCCGCAGGAAGAGTTCAAACGGTGGCATTAAGACTTATCGTGGAAAGGGAAGAGGAGATAGAGAAATTCGTCCCAAAAGAATATTGGACTATTCACGGAATATTCAACGTATCAGAAAGTGAAATAAAAGGTAAACTGGAAAAGATAGATGGTAAAAAAGCTGAGATTCCTGATGAAAAGAAAGTAAAGGAGATCTTAGAAGATCTTGAAAACAAAACTGGTTTAATTTCAAATATAGAAAAAAAAGAAGGGAAACAATCCCCATATCCCCCTTTCATCACCTCCACACTTCAACAGGAGGCTATTAAAAAACTTGGTTTTACGGCAAAAAAAACGATGATGATAGCCCAGCAGCTTTACGAAGGGGTGGAATTGGGATCCGAGGGGCCAACAGGTTTAATTACCTACATGAGGACAGATTCCACGAGAATATCCGATACCGCCAGAAAAGATGCAAGGGACTTTATACAAAAAAATTATGGCAAAGAGTACCTTGGTAACACAAATAGAACTAATAAAAGCAAAAATAACAACGTTCAGGATGCCCATGAAGCCATAAGACCCACATCTGTCAACCGAACACCAGATGATGTGAAAAAATTCCTCACACCCGACCAATACAAGCTTTATAAGCTTATATGGGAAAGATTTTTAGCATCCCAGATGGCTGATGCCATCTTTGAAAAAACTGTAATCGATATTGAAGTGGGCAAGTATCTATTCAGGGCAGTGGGTAAAATTTTAGTATTCCCCGGCTTTATGAAACTTTACACCGAAACAGTGGAAGATGCTGAGGATGAAGATCAGCAGATCCTACCTTCTGTAAACATAAATGATACAGCCATCCCAAATAGATACGATACAAAGCAGAACTTCACAACCCCACCCCCCCGATATACAGAGGCAAGTCTGGTGAGAGTCTTAGAGCAAAAAGGGATCGGAAGACCAAGCACATATGCTAATATTATCTCAACAATCCAGGAAAGAGGATACGTAGAGCTGAAAGAAAAAAGATTTTACCCAACAGAATTGGGTAGATTTGTGGTGAAACTCCTCATTGATAACTTTGATCAGATCTTCGAAGTGGGGTTTACAGCAGAGATGGAGAAAAAGCTCGATGAGATTGAAGAGGGGAAGCTCGACTGGCTTGAACTTTTAAACGACTTTTACAGATCTTTCAAACATGAGCTGGAGAAAGCAGACAGGCAATTCGTCACAAACCTGAAGACAGATATATTATGCCCCCAATGCAAAAAAGGGTACTTAAATATAAAGTTTGGTAAAAATGGTTTCTTTTTAGCTTGTGAACACTATCCTGAATGCAATTTCACCTCCAATTTCACAAGAGATGAACAGGGAAGGATTGTTTTGACAGAAAACAAAGGTGGATTTGAAGAAACTGATATCCTTTGCGATAAATGTGGCACCAGGATGGTGGTAAAAAGATCCAGGTTTGGGGAGATCCTCACCTGCCCCAGATATCCGGAATGTAAGAATATAAAAAATTTCCTAAGGGATAAAGATGGTAAGATCATAGTCATAGACAACGGGTATGTATTGGATGAAAAATGCCCTGAATGTGGCGGAGAATTACAATTAAAAAAAGGGAAAAACGGTCTATTTATAGGCTGTAAAAATTACCCCAAGTGTACCTTTACTTCAAACTACACAATAAATGAAGAGGGTAAAGTAGCTATAAAACCAAAATCAACCGTTGAAGAATTTCAATGTGAGAAATGTGGGGGGCAGATGGTTTTGAAAAGATCCAGGAGAGGGATCTTTTATGCCTGTTCAAACTATCCTGAATGCAAAAATACCATATCAGCCGTAAAAAAGGAAGATGGCAGTATATCCCCTAAAAAATAA
- the trmFO gene encoding methylenetetrahydrofolate--tRNA-(uracil(54)-C(5))-methyltransferase (FADH(2)-oxidizing) TrmFO, whose protein sequence is MAVYPLKNNTITIIGGGLAGSEAAFQLAEKKFNVVLYEMRPHKLTEAHQTGLMAELLCSNSLKSIDITNSNGLLKKELELMGSLLIKIAYETRIPAGNALSVDRKLFAEKVTNILENHPNITIIREEITEIPNSRPLIIATGPLTSENFARNLINLTKDHLFFYDAISPIVDADTINYEKVFFKSRYDKGDADYLNCPMTREEYEKFYFELINAEKVEFRSFEKAKYYENCIPIEELASRGFKTLIFGPMRPVGLENPITGEKYYAVVQLRKENKEGTAYNIVGFQTKMKIQEQKRVFRLIPGLENVEFLRYGSIHRNTYINAPNILEDNYKIRGEDIYFAGQISGVEGYVESIASGLTVAFDIYHRYLHKSPLKLPEDTALFSLQNYVSHSEPKNFSPSNFHFGMLSSIEGIKDKNLKKQRQAERALIKIEDFLRDLKI, encoded by the coding sequence ATGGCAGTATATCCCCTAAAAAATAATACCATAACGATCATAGGTGGAGGGCTGGCTGGTTCTGAAGCAGCTTTTCAACTGGCGGAAAAGAAGTTTAATGTAGTTTTATATGAGATGCGACCTCACAAACTTACCGAAGCCCACCAGACAGGTCTGATGGCGGAACTTTTGTGTTCCAACTCTCTGAAATCGATCGATATTACAAACTCAAATGGGTTGCTGAAAAAAGAGTTGGAGCTTATGGGAAGCCTTTTGATAAAAATAGCCTATGAAACCAGAATCCCAGCTGGCAATGCCCTTTCAGTTGATAGAAAGCTATTTGCAGAAAAAGTCACAAATATCTTAGAAAACCATCCCAACATTACAATAATTCGTGAAGAGATAACAGAGATCCCCAATTCCAGGCCATTAATAATAGCTACGGGTCCACTTACCAGCGAAAATTTTGCCAGAAATTTAATAAACCTTACAAAAGATCATCTATTCTTTTATGACGCCATTTCACCAATAGTGGATGCCGATACGATCAACTATGAAAAGGTATTCTTCAAAAGTAGATATGACAAAGGGGATGCAGACTATCTAAACTGCCCTATGACCAGAGAGGAGTATGAAAAATTCTACTTTGAACTTATAAATGCAGAAAAGGTTGAGTTTAGATCGTTTGAAAAGGCTAAATATTATGAAAATTGTATACCCATCGAAGAGCTTGCTTCAAGGGGATTTAAAACGCTTATATTTGGCCCCATGCGTCCTGTAGGGCTTGAAAACCCCATCACAGGAGAGAAATATTACGCTGTAGTGCAGCTGAGGAAGGAAAATAAAGAGGGGACTGCTTACAATATCGTAGGTTTCCAAACAAAAATGAAGATACAGGAGCAGAAGAGGGTTTTTAGACTTATCCCCGGGCTTGAAAACGTAGAATTTTTAAGATATGGTTCGATTCATAGGAATACATACATCAATGCTCCGAATATACTCGAAGATAACTACAAAATAAGAGGTGAAGATATATATTTTGCTGGGCAGATATCTGGCGTGGAGGGTTATGTTGAATCGATCGCCAGTGGATTGACGGTGGCTTTCGATATATATCATAGATACCTACATAAATCTCCTCTAAAATTACCTGAAGATACGGCGCTTTTTTCTTTACAAAATTACGTATCACACTCAGAACCTAAAAATTTCTCCCCTTCCAACTTCCATTTTGGAATGCTTTCTAGCATTGAGGGGATTAAGGACAAAAATTTAAAAAAGCAGAGGCAGGCAGAAAGAGCACTTATAAAGATAGAGGATTTCTTAAGAGATCTAAAGATATGA